The following nucleotide sequence is from Corylus avellana chromosome ca7, CavTom2PMs-1.0.
GTTTCCTCAATCCTCTGCAAATCCTCGACCTCCTGCTCTTCTCCTAGAGTCCTCCATGGCCTACCACCAACCCCATCACGATCATCGTCATCTTCAGCACCACGACCACCATCACCGTCTTCATCGTTACCCTTTTCAGTCCGCTTTGATAAACAGATAAATGGGACTAGTAGTAACAAGAAGGAGTCTTTGGGTTCGGTTGGGGGCGCAGTTTCGAAGAGGAAAAGGCCGGCGATGCTTGATATCCCGCTGGTGCCATCGGGTTTTGACGTTGATACGCCTAGAGGTGCGGAGAGAGTAGTGGACGTGGTGGACGTTGAAGATGATGGGTATGCGCTTTATTGTaagagaggaagaaggagaatGATGGAGGACCGCTACTCGGCTGTCGTTGATCTTCATGGAGATTCTAGACAGGTAATGTCAATTTAGATTCTGTTTTGGTTGCTGCAGAGGAAATagaggaaaataaaagatttcTTAAATTGTTTTTATGTGTCTCCAAAAGTATTTAAGATTTGGATTTTGACTTTTCGTTTAATTTTTAGCAAATTAATCAACATGTTTAATTTTGATGAATATGAAGGTACTGAGTTCTTTTGTAAAAGATTCAAATTTGGCTGATAGCCTAGTGATTAGATATCAATAGTGGATAACATAAATTGCAGAATATAGAAAAATGTTTGGATAACTTTTACTACACAAAATTTGATAGATGAATTTAGTTATTTAGTAACTGGAGTTAATTATGTCAGATAGACTAAAAGTCAGGAACTTGTAAGAAAAGCTTTCAATagagaaagataaagaaaaaaaaaaaagtataaattgtGTAAAATAGTATATTCAATTGGCTTTCTTTAGTTCTTATAACCTGACTTGATCATATCCTATGATTGCAGGCTTTCTTTGGTGTTTTTGATGGACACGGGGGTGCAAATGCTGCTGAATTTGCAGCGGATAACATGGGTAGGTATATAATGAATCAATCGAAAAAGATATCTCAGGAAGAAATTGTGGAAGCAGTCAGAGATGGTTACCTGACCACGGATGCCGAATTTATGAAGAAGCATTCTGGCGGTGGTACATGCTGTGTGACTGCTTTGATACAAGAAGGTAATCTTGTGGTCTCAAATGCCGGCGACTGTCGTGCGGTTATGAGCCGAGAAGGAGTTGCTGAAGCCCTCACATCTGATCACCGGCCCTCCAGGGAAGATGAAAAGGAGCGAATCGAAACCCTGGTAAGCAGAGTAATAATGGTGTACAATTTTGTCTAAAAACATACTTTTGACTTGCGAGGAAATTGTAGCTAATCAAAGCTTCGCGACAACCATTTTGCAGGGTGGCTATGTGGATTGTTACCAGGGTGTTTGGAGAGTACAGGGGTCTCTTGCTGTATCGAGAGGAATTGGAGACCGACATCTCAAACAATGGATTACGGCAG
It contains:
- the LOC132188216 gene encoding probable protein phosphatase 2C 25, with amino-acid sequence MSCAATVLNSPIFSPRVSSILCKSSTSCSSPRVLHGLPPTPSRSSSSSAPRPPSPSSSLPFSVRFDKQINGTSSNKKESLGSVGGAVSKRKRPAMLDIPLVPSGFDVDTPRGAERVVDVVDVEDDGYALYCKRGRRRMMEDRYSAVVDLHGDSRQAFFGVFDGHGGANAAEFAADNMGRYIMNQSKKISQEEIVEAVRDGYLTTDAEFMKKHSGGGTCCVTALIQEGNLVVSNAGDCRAVMSREGVAEALTSDHRPSREDEKERIETLGGYVDCYQGVWRVQGSLAVSRGIGDRHLKQWITAEPETRVLRIEPDCEFLILASDGLWDKVNNQEAVDAVRPLCMGVEKPMTAFACKRLAELAVIRGSIDDISVMIIQLGHF